From a single Oncorhynchus nerka isolate Pitt River linkage group LG11, Oner_Uvic_2.0, whole genome shotgun sequence genomic region:
- the slc25a4 gene encoding ADP/ATP translocase 1: protein MSDAVVSFIKDFLAGGIAAAISKTAVAPIERVKLLLQVQHASQQITKEMQYKGIMDCVRRIPKEQGFISFWRGNLANVIRYFPTQALNFAFKDKYKKIFLGGVDQKTQFWRWFAGNLASGGAAGATSLCFVYPLDFARTRLAADIGKSGAEREFSGLGSCLSKIYKADGIKGLYQGFNVSVQGIIIYRAAYFGVYDTAKGMLPDPKNTHIFVSWMIAQSVTAVAGIISYPFDTVRRRMMMQSGRKSADIMYTGTIDCWKKIAKNEGGKAFFKGAWSNVIRGMGGAFVLVLYDEIKKYT, encoded by the exons ATGTCGGACGCGGTGGTTAGCTTCATTAAGGACTTTTTGGCTGGTGGCATTGCTGCTGCCATCTCCAAGACAGCTGTTGCTCCAATTGAGAGAGTAAAGTTGTTGCTCCAG GTCCAACATGCCAGCCAACAAATCACAAAGGAAATGCAGTACAAAGGGATCATGGACTGCGTCAGGAGGATTCCCAAAGAGCAAGGCTTTATCTCCTTCTGGAGAGGCAACCTGGCCAATGTGATTCGTTACTTCCCCACCCAAGCCCTCAACTTCGCTTTCAAGGACAAGTACAAGAAGATCTTCCTTGGAGGAGTGGACCAGAAGACACAGTTCTGGCGTTGGTTCGCCGGGAACCTGGCATCCGGTGGCGCGGCCGGTGCCACCTCTCTTTGCTTCGTTTACCCACTTGACTTCGCCAGAACCAGGCTCGCGGCCGACATCGGAAAAAGTGGAGCTGAGAGAGAGTTCAGCGGTCTTGGCAGCTGTCTCAGCAAAATCTACAAAGCCGACGGTATCAAGGGCCTGTACCAGGGATTCAACGTGTCTGTCCAGGGCATCATCATCTACAGAGCTGCTTACTTCGGAGTCTATGACACAGCCAAGG GTATGCTGCCCGACCCCAAGAACACGCACATCTTCGTTAGCTGGATGATTGCCCAGAGCGTCACCGCAGTTGCCGGTATTATTTCATACCCATTTGACACCGTCAGACGTCGTATGATGATGCAGTCTGGACGCAAATCAG CGGACATCATGTACACTGGCACAATCGACTGCTGGAAGAAGATCGCCAAGAATGAGGGAGGCAAAGCCTTCTTCAAGGGGGCCTGGTCCAACGTGATCCGAGGCATGGGGGGCGCCTTCGTCTTGGTGCTCTACGACGAGATCAAGAAGTACACATAA